One candidate division WOR-3 bacterium DNA window includes the following coding sequences:
- the trmD gene encoding tRNA (guanosine(37)-N1)-methyltransferase TrmD: MQFNIISIFPEYFNGPLSCGTLRIAQEKGAIKINILNPRDFTIDGIVDDYQFGGGSGMVLKLEPILKAINSIKKEKSLIINFSPTGKVLTQNLVKKLAEENDIILICGRYKGIDERLGRLISLEEISVGDYVLSGGESASIVLMEAITRLLPGVLGHIDSAKEDSLQNGILSAPVYTRPASFKNYVVPEILLSGNHQAVARWRRKMAIERTLKKRPELLSDVVFSRDDLEILLEVLNDEKS, from the coding sequence ATGCAGTTTAATATAATATCAATCTTCCCAGAATACTTTAACGGTCCTCTATCCTGTGGGACCTTGAGAATTGCACAGGAAAAAGGAGCGATCAAGATAAATATTCTAAATCCAAGGGATTTTACGATTGATGGTATCGTGGATGATTATCAATTCGGTGGTGGCTCAGGGATGGTGCTCAAACTTGAACCAATTTTGAAGGCAATAAATTCAATAAAAAAAGAAAAATCCTTAATTATCAATTTTAGCCCGACCGGTAAGGTCCTCACCCAGAATCTTGTAAAGAAATTGGCTGAAGAAAATGATATAATTCTTATCTGCGGAAGGTATAAAGGGATTGATGAAAGGCTGGGTAGATTGATATCTCTTGAAGAAATATCTGTTGGTGATTATGTATTATCCGGTGGCGAGTCAGCATCTATTGTCCTTATGGAGGCAATAACGAGATTACTGCCCGGGGTGCTCGGGCATATTGATTCTGCAAAAGAAGATTCATTGCAAAATGGCATTTTATCCGCGCCCGTCTATACCCGTCCCGCAAGTTTTAAAAACTATGTAGTTCCGGAAATTTTATTAAGCGGCAATCATCAGGCAGTTGCCCGCTGGCGAAGAAAAATGGCTATAGAAAGGACATTGAAGAAAAGACCAGAACTTTTGAGCGATGTTGTTTTCTCAAGAGATGACCTTGAAATATTATTGGAGGTGTTAAATGACGAAAAATCCTGA
- a CDS encoding KH domain-containing protein: MKELIEYIVKGLVDNPDKVNIKEVAGEKSIIYELRVGEGDLGKVIGKEGRTAKAIRTIITAAAMKQGKRAVLEIIE; encoded by the coding sequence ATGAAAGAGCTTATAGAATATATCGTTAAGGGGCTTGTGGATAATCCCGATAAAGTAAATATAAAAGAGGTCGCTGGCGAAAAGAGCATAATATATGAACTTAGAGTCGGCGAAGGTGATCTTGGTAAGGTTATTGGTAAAGAAGGTAGAACCGCGAAGGCAATTCGAACAATCATTACCGCGGCAGCAATGAAACAAGGAAAACGCGCGGTATTGGAAATCATTGAATAA
- the rpsP gene encoding 30S ribosomal protein S16: MVKIRLTRMGRHNSPFYRIVAIDSRKARDGKYIENLGHYDPRTKNLQLNRDRIEYWLSKGAKPTNTVAKLISKAKGGSS, encoded by the coding sequence ATGGTTAAGATTCGGTTGACGCGGATGGGTAGGCACAATTCTCCTTTTTACCGGATTGTGGCTATAGATTCAAGAAAGGCAAGAGATGGTAAGTACATAGAGAACCTTGGTCATTACGATCCCAGAACCAAAAATTTGCAGTTGAATCGGGATCGCATTGAATACTGGTTATCTAAAGGAGCCAAGCCTACCAATACGGTGGCTAAATTAATTTCTAAAGCAAAAGGAGGTTCATCATGA
- a CDS encoding sensor domain-containing diguanylate cyclase, translated as MKILLYQPNNADKEKFLRYLKKLELEVILTKKQSAIIPTIKKDKVDIIVLNIDARKIIKTLDELNTNIPIILTVPGSDKLKYEHIIIPDTIGIIKTPYTFSNLKKLIKKAIKRREQYLTNLKTVESLKRKIKEMETLNEIVRAINSSLEPKEILKIIMEKTADFIRAEGWSILLIDKDRQELVFEAAAGEAGEKLIGMRLKINQGVAGWVARTGKSLIVEDVSKDPRFYDGVDKKTKFTTKSILCVPMKSRDEIIGVVEVINKIGGEPFTKDDLEIFENLVQHVTIALRNAQIYRKMEETSITDDLTKLYNTRYCNQKLDELIKERVKTKGKISLIFFDVDFFKLVDDNYGHLVGSETLRLIGERARSVIRERDIAVRYGGDEYIIILPDTDKPTAAIIAERIRKTIEEKPFPAQDGKYFNVSVTLGVATFPEDALSRDELIGRADKAMYQGKMTGRNKVIVI; from the coding sequence ATGAAAATTTTACTTTACCAACCTAATAATGCTGACAAAGAAAAATTTTTACGGTATTTAAAGAAACTTGAACTTGAAGTTATTTTGACTAAAAAGCAATCAGCAATAATTCCAACAATAAAAAAGGATAAAGTTGATATAATTGTTTTGAATATTGATGCCAGAAAGATAATAAAAACCCTTGATGAATTAAATACGAACATTCCTATTATACTAACGGTTCCCGGATCTGACAAATTAAAATATGAACACATAATCATTCCTGATACAATAGGTATAATCAAAACACCTTATACATTCAGCAATTTAAAGAAGTTAATAAAAAAAGCAATAAAACGAAGAGAACAATACCTTACAAACCTTAAGACTGTGGAATCTTTGAAGAGAAAGATTAAAGAAATGGAAACATTAAATGAAATTGTTCGGGCGATTAACTCTTCACTCGAACCTAAAGAGATATTGAAGATTATTATGGAGAAAACTGCTGATTTTATCAGGGCTGAAGGCTGGTCCATACTCCTTATTGATAAAGACCGCCAGGAACTTGTGTTTGAAGCAGCGGCAGGTGAGGCAGGCGAAAAACTGATTGGTATGAGATTGAAGATAAACCAGGGCGTGGCAGGCTGGGTTGCACGAACAGGTAAGTCATTGATTGTTGAAGATGTGTCAAAAGACCCGCGCTTTTATGATGGAGTAGATAAAAAAACAAAGTTTACAACAAAATCAATTTTATGTGTGCCAATGAAAAGTCGTGATGAGATTATCGGTGTTGTGGAGGTCATCAATAAAATTGGTGGTGAACCTTTCACAAAAGACGACCTTGAGATATTTGAAAATCTTGTTCAACATGTTACTATTGCCCTGCGTAACGCCCAGATTTATCGCAAAATGGAAGAGACAAGTATTACTGATGACCTGACAAAACTATATAACACCAGATACTGTAATCAAAAACTTGATGAATTGATAAAAGAAAGGGTAAAAACAAAAGGAAAGATTTCTTTAATATTCTTTGATGTGGATTTTTTCAAATTGGTTGATGATAATTATGGACACCTTGTGGGAAGCGAGACATTGAGGTTAATAGGTGAAAGGGCGCGGAGTGTAATCAGGGAAAGAGACATTGCAGTTCGTTATGGAGGGGATGAATATATTATCATTTTACCGGATACGGATAAACCAACTGCAGCCATCATTGCAGAGAGAATCAGAAAGACAATAGAGGAAAAGCCCTTTCCTGCCCAGGATGGTAAATATTTCAATGTATCGGTGACCCTTGGTGTTGCAACTTTTCCTGAAGATGCCTTATCCCGTGATGAATTGATTGGCAGGGCGGACAAGGCAATGTACCAGGGAAAGATGACAGGCAGGAATAAGGTTATCGTCATATAG